A part of Crassostrea angulata isolate pt1a10 chromosome 5, ASM2561291v2, whole genome shotgun sequence genomic DNA contains:
- the LOC128186331 gene encoding synaptotagmin-12-like — protein sequence MSDVAIALVVIVIVVIVTIVVAALIRVYGIYHLTSCFASSEEKAGLTQHEQYNGYMVNSESSDFVLDSSGKYVQYDNVNDPGYRPAESPVPDSARSSPISVGNASVASEAEMPPAIRRAESCDSVASDSSVLEMQPDMPKIGQLEFALEYDREVSELIISIIQARDLSPNQYSGTLDTYIRGILQPKSDAKFQTKVQKGTVDPVFKERFLFGIDPDDVPNRVIQFQVFSVDKYARHKVIGESEIRLGDIDLRMPIKMWLNLRDIDEKPTEYGDIMFSLSYLPTAERLTIVIVKARNLKWADPARDSGDPFVKVYLMQNNRKVSKKKTTIKRGERNPIFNEAMIFSVPSSTLSTVQLRITVAEHIMDGKTPSLGHVIVGANTSGTELTHWNQMISSPRKPIAMWHYLRK from the exons ATGAGTGATGTTGCCATAGCTTTGGTTGTGATAGTAATCGTCGTCATAGTAACGATCGTTGTCGCAGCGCTGATTCGTGTATACGGCATCTATCACCTGACATCTTGCTTCGCCTCATCTGAGGAGAAAGCGGGTCTGACCCAGCATGAACAGTACAATGGCTACATG GTCAATTCCGAATCGTCTGATTTTGTGCTGGACTCTAGTGGGAAGTACGTACAGTATGATAATGTGAACGATCCGGGATACAGACCAGCGGAATCACCGGTTCCGGATAGTGCTCGAAGCAGTCCCATCTCTGTGGGGAATGCATCCGTTG cGTCCGAGGCTGAAATGCCACCAGCGATTCGCCGAGCTGAGTCATGTGACAGCGTAGCGTCTGATTCATCCGTTTTGGAAATGCAACCGGATATGCCTAAAATAGGACAACTAGAATTCGCCTTGGAATACGACAG agaAGTTTCAGAGTTGATAATTAGCATAATTCAGGCACGTGATTTATCACCCAATCAGTACTCGGGTACACTGGACACTTACATCCGGGGAATTCTTCAACCAAAGTCAGACgccaaatttcaaacaaag GTTCAGAAAGGAACAGTTGATCCAGTTTTCAAGGAGAGATTTCTCTTTGGGATTGATCCAGATGATGTTCCGAATAGAGTAATTCAGTTCCAAGTGTTCTCCGTGGACAAATACGCTCGACATAAAGTCATAGGAGAATCCGAAATACGCTTAGGAGATATCGATCTGCGCATGCCCATAAAAATGTGGCTAAACCTGAGAGATATTGACGAG AAACCAACGGAATATGGTGATATCATGTTTTCGCTGAGTTATCTCCCCACAGCTGAGCGGTTAACGATCGTAATAGTCAAAGCCAGAAATCTCAAATGGGCGGACCCAGCCCGAGATTCCGGGG ATCCTTTTGTTAAAGTTTATTTGATGCAGAATAATAGAAAAGTGAGCAAGAAGAAAACGACGATCAAACGAGGGGAGAGGAATCCTATCTTCAATGAAGCCATGATTTTCTCAGTACCTTCATCCACTTTGTCT ACCGTACAATTAAGAATAACTGTGGCGGAACATATCATGGACGGGAAAACGCCATCTTTGGGCCACGTGATTGTAGGTGCTAACACTTCCGGTACAGAACTAACGCACTGGAATCAAATGATTTCCTCGCCTAGAAAGCCTATAGCCATGTGGCACTATTTACGGAAATAG